The genomic segment ATAACAGGGCTAACCCCCCGGCCCCCCCGCCTGGCCCAACCCCCCCCCACCCCCCCCCCGGCGGGGGGCCCCCCCCCCCCCGGGGGGCGCCCCCCGGCCGGCAACCGCGCAGCGACGACGGACCCCGACTTCCACGCGATCCTCGACGTCGCCGCGGACCCCGACGCCGAGGCCGGGCACGCGTCCGGCCCCGAACGCCTGACACAGGTGGCGGCCGCCTGGCCGGTCCTGCACGACCCAGCCAAACGCACCACCCAAGACCGCACCCGCACCCAGGCCCCGCTCACCGCCGACCAGCCGTCATCCACACCCAGACCCCACCACCATCCGGCCCGCACATCCACGTCGGACCCACAATCCGCCCGCACGACAGCAACTGCCCCGCGTCCCGTCGGCGCCCGGGGTGTCCGAGCAAGACCCGGACACCCCGGGCGCCCGGATGAAGGAGCCATTCGCATGCCGCACAGCGTCCCCCACCGCCCGGCCGCCCTGGCGCCGACCCATCGCCCGGCCCGGCCCCGACGCAAGATCGCGATCGTGTCCACCTATCCGCCGCGGGCCTGCGGCATCGCCACCTTCACCGCCGACCTGCGCCGCGGTCTGACGACCGCCGCACCGGACCTGGAAGTGGTGGTGGCCGCGGTGGACCGGGACCGGCTGGCCTACGGCTCGCCCGTGCACACGGTCATCGACCAGGACGACCCGCAAGACTATCCGGCCACCGCCAGCCGGCTGGCCGCCGAAGGCGTGTCGGCGGTCCTGATCCAGCACGAGTTCGGGATCTTCGGCGGCCCCGACGGAGCCTGGATCCTGGACTTCGCCGCCGCCCTGACCGCCGCCGGTATCCCGTACCTGACCACCCTGCACACGGTCGTCTCCCAGCCGACCCCGGGACAGGCACGAACGCTGCGGCAGCTGTGCGGCGGCGCTGCGGCCGTGACCGTATTCACCCCCACCGCGCAGCGCCTGGCCGTCGCAGCCGGCATCGCCGCCCCCGGCCGCATCCACGTCATCGGCCACGGCGCCCCCGACATCCTCTATCCCGCCCCCGCTCGACAGACCGGCCCGAACCTGCGGCCCGAGGTCGCCGCCGCCCTGGCCGGCCTGCAAGGGACGACCCTGGCCAGCACCTTCGGCCTGATCTCCCCGAACAAGGGCCTGGAGGCCGGCATCACCGCCGTCGCCCGCCTCGCGGCCGAACTGCCCGACCTGCACTACCTCATCGCCGGCGCCACCCACCCCGAGATCGCCCGGCAGTACGGCGAGGACTACCGCAACAGTCTTACCGCCCTGGCCGCCGACCTGGACGTAGCTGACCGCATCGTCTTCCTGGACCACTTCCTCACCGACACCGAGATCGCCGCCGTCCTGCACGCCAGCACCGTGTTCCTGACCCCCTACCGCTCGGCCGAGCAGATCAGCTCAGGGGCGCTGACCTTCGCCCTGGCCGCCGGCGTCCCGGCGGTGTCGACCGCCTACCACTACGCGCGCGACATGCTCGCCGACGGCGCCGGCATCACCGTGCCGACCGGCGACGACGAGGCGTTCACCGCGGCGCTGCGCACCATCCTCACCGACCCCGGCCGCCTGGAGGCGGCCACCACCGCTGCCCGCGACACCGGCGACCGCCTGCGCTGGACCACCATCGCCGACCGCTTGGCCGACGTCATCCGCACCGCGAACAGCCGACCCGCCGCTCCCGCCCACGGCAGGCAGCTGCGGCCGGCCGCCGTCTTGAGCACCGCCTAAAGCGCAGGCCCAGCCGAGAAAGCCACATGTCGGTCAGGATCTGCCTCAAGGAGAGGCAAGAGTCCTGATGGGCATGAGCCAGCAGGAAAGGAGCGCGGCATCATGGCAGACACGTCCGCCCCGGAGATCCCTGACGACCTCATCGAGCTCAAGTGCCGCTTCCTGGTTTTGGACGCCCAACAGGCCCGATTCGTCAAGACTCTGCCGGCCTCGACGGACATCGCTGCCGGGAAGGTGCAGCTGAACGACGAGCAGCGTGCCGCCCTGACCGCGATGCAGGTCGAGCTGACTGAACTGGCCGTACAGATCCACCGGCACCCGTTCCTGGTCGCCCTGACACCAGTGCCGGTGGACCGGTATGCGGCAGATCGGGCGGCGACGAAGGCTGCCAGGGCGCAGTTGAATCATGAAGCCCCAGCCGCGTAGGCCGCCATGCCTGGCCCGTCGCCCTCACCTCCCCAAGGCCCCAGACGTCTTGGAGCCATGCACCGGAAGGAGCACACCTCACCCGGCCGCTCTCCAAAATCTGTAGCCGGCGATGTAGACATTCACGGCCCGCGTGGGTATGGTTTCTGTCGTAGGCGAAGCAGTCGATTGGGCGCGACAGACACGAACTGGCGCGA from the Catenulispora sp. GP43 genome contains:
- a CDS encoding glycosyltransferase, with translation MPHSVPHRPAALAPTHRPARPRRKIAIVSTYPPRACGIATFTADLRRGLTTAAPDLEVVVAAVDRDRLAYGSPVHTVIDQDDPQDYPATASRLAAEGVSAVLIQHEFGIFGGPDGAWILDFAAALTAAGIPYLTTLHTVVSQPTPGQARTLRQLCGGAAAVTVFTPTAQRLAVAAGIAAPGRIHVIGHGAPDILYPAPARQTGPNLRPEVAAALAGLQGTTLASTFGLISPNKGLEAGITAVARLAAELPDLHYLIAGATHPEIARQYGEDYRNSLTALAADLDVADRIVFLDHFLTDTEIAAVLHASTVFLTPYRSAEQISSGALTFALAAGVPAVSTAYHYARDMLADGAGITVPTGDDEAFTAALRTILTDPGRLEAATTAARDTGDRLRWTTIADRLADVIRTANSRPAAPAHGRQLRPAAVLSTA